GGGTAGCGCCGGCTTCGTCACCCCTCTGCCCGCAAGCGCGCAATCGGTCGAAGTCGGCCGCGGTGCGTGGGCACCTGCCGCCAAGGCCACCGCCATCGGTGCTGGCAGCCATGCCGGTGCGACCGGTGCAGTGGCTACCGGCGCTGACAGCAGCGCCAGCGGTGTGAACAGCAGCGCGATCGGGCGCCAGACCAATGCCATCGGCGAAAACGCCGTGGCGATCGGCTACAACAGTTTCGTGCGCCAGGCTGGTGAAAACGGCGTGGCGCTGGGCGCCAATGCCGGCGTCACCGGTGCCAATTCGGTCGCGCTGGGCGCAGGCTCGCGCACGCACGAAGACGACGTGGTGTCGGTGGGCAGCGGCAATGGCCGCGGTGGCCCGGCTACGCGTCGCATCACCAACGTCACCGCCGGCGTCAACGCCACCGATGCGGTGAATGTTGCGCAGTTGCAGGACGTGGCCGATGTGGCCGAAGACACCGCCACGTTCTTCAAGGCAACCCCGGGCGAAGACAGCGTGGGTGCCTACGTCGAGGGCGACAGCGCACTGGCTGCCGGCGATGCCGCCAACGCGGTGGGCTCGGCGACAACGGCGCTGGGCACCGGTGCCAATGCAGTGGCCAACAACGCCACGGCGGTGGGCGCCAATGCGCTCGCCTCCGGGCAGAACAGCGCGGCATTCGGCCACAACGCACAGGCTAACGGCCCGGCGAGCGTGGCTGTCGGCGGGGCCGCAGTGAACGCAGACGGCGAGCCGCTGATCACCAACGGCGGCGTACCGGTCACCACCGGCGCGACCAGCGCCGGGGTCGGCGGCACCGCGGTCGGCGCCAGTGCCAATGCAGACGGCTTTGCGGCCTCGTCGTTCGGCGTTGGCGCCTATGCCGCCGGCGCGCAGTCCTCCGCGTTCGGTGCGGTGGCCAACGCCGCTGGCGATTACGCCACCGCCGTGGGCACCCAGACCAGCGCCAGTGGCACCAGCAGCACCGCCGTGGGCGGCCCGGTGGATCTGATTCCGGGCCTGGGCTTCTTCGTGCAGACTCAGGCCAGTGGCGACGCGTCGACGGCGCTGGGCGCCGGTGCCATCGCCTCGGGCACCTACACCACCGCCGTGGGCACGCTGAGCGAAGCCTCCGGCAGCGAAGCCACTGCAGTGGGGTACTTCGCCTACGCGCCTGGCGAGGGCGCCACCGCCGTTGGCCCGGAATCCTGGGCCAGCGGCGAACTGAGCACCGCGCTGGGCTACTACAGCACCGCACGTGGCGTCAACTCGGTGGCCTTGGGTGCCAATTCGGTCGCCACACGTGCCGACACCGTGTCGGTGGGCGCTGCCGGCGCAGAACGTCAGATCACCAACGTCGCTGCCGGCACCGAAGGCACCGATGCGGTGAACCTGGATCAGCTCACCGCCGTTTCCGATGTGGCCTCGGCCACCGCGCGCGGCTTCGTGGCAACCGGTGACGGCAGCGCGCTGGCCGAAGGCACCGACAGCGTCGCTGCCGGTTCCAACGCATCGGCGCTGAGCGACTACAGCACCGCGCTGGGCTCGAGCAGCCTGGCATCGGACGTCAACACCACCGCAGTCGGCAGTGGTGCGGTGGCCAATTTCAACAATGCCACGGCAGTGGGTTTCAACAGCATTGCCAGCGACCGTTACGCCACTGCGCTGGGCGCGGATAGCACTGCGTCGGGCTTCTATGGCACGGCAGTGGGCAGCACCAGCGTGGCCGAAGGCGACGGCGCCACCGCGATCGGTTTTGAAAGCATCGGCAACGGCCTGGAATCCACCGCGCTCGGCTTCGCCAGCGTGGCGTGGGGCGATACCAGCACCTCGGTCGGTGCGGAAAGCACCGCCTACGGCGATGACAGTTCGGCACTCGGTTTTGGCGCCAGCGCCGGTGGAACCGGCGCGGTATCCGTTGGCGCACGCAGTGGTGCCGTGGGTGATGGCGCGATTGCCGTCGGCTCCGGCAGCAATGCATCGGGCGATGGCAGTATCGCGATCGGCACCGACGCGTCGGTGGCAGATGCGCAGAGCGTCGCGCTTGGCAATGCCGCATCCGCGACCGCCGACAACAGCGTTGCGCTGGGTGCCAACGCGGTTGCCGATCGCGCCAACACGGTGTCGGTGGGTACGGTCGGTGGCGAGCGCCAGATCACCAATGTCGCTGCCGGTACCGAAGGCACCGATGCGGTCAATCTGGATCAGCTCAATGCTGTAGCCGGCGCCGCCGAAACCACCGCACGTCTGTATGCCGGCACCGGTGAAGGCACCGCGCTGGCGCAGGGCGAAGATGCCACTGCCGCCGGCTCGGATGCCACCGCAGACGGCGATTACAGCAGCGCCTTCGGTGCCAGCAGCCAGGCCACCGCCATCGGCGCCGTGGCCATCGGCAGCGGCGCCAGCGCCACCGCGCAATACGCCAATGCCGCCGGCTACAACGCGGCGGCCAGCGGCTTCGGCAGCGTCTCCAATGGCGCCTTCAGCCAGGCCAGTGGCGACTACGCCGTGGCCGTGGGGGGCGAGAGCGAAGCGGCCGGCGCGCAGAGCACTGCGCTCGGCGCAGCGGCAGGCGCCTATGGCGATGGGGCGTTGGCGGTCGGTGCGTTGAGCGAGGCGCAGGGCAGCGAATCCACCGCGATGGGGTATTTCGCCAGTGCGAGCGGCGAATCGGCCACCGCCGTGGGCGCGGAGAGCGTCGCCAATGGCACCAGCGCCGCAGCCTTCGGCTTCGGTGCCGAAGCCATGTCCAACTACTCCACCGCCTTGGGTGGGTATTCCACCGCGAGTGGCTTCAACAGCACCGCGCTGGGGAATTTCAGCACCGCCAGCGGTTCGAACACGGTGGCCGTGGGTAGCGATGCCACCGCCACGGGCGCCTACAGCATCGCCGCGGGCCAGGGCAGTGTGGCCAGCGGCTACAACAGCGTCTCGGTCGGCGGCGCCTTGCTCGGCCTGTTGCCGACCGAAGCGTCCGGCGATTACTCCACCGCAGTGGGCGGCGCGGCGTGGGCGCCGGGCCTCAACAGCACCGCACTCGGCAATTTCGCCGAATCCACTGGCGAAAGCAGCGTGGCATTGGGCGCCGATTCGGTGGCCGACCGCGACTTCGCGGTGTCGGTAGGCAGTGCCGGCAACGAACGGCAGATCACCAACGTCGCCGCCGGTACGCAGGGCACCGATGCGGTGAACCTGGATCAGCTCAACGCCGTTGCCGAGGCCGGCGCGGCCACCAGCAAGTATTTTCAGGCCAGCGGCAGCGATGACAGCGATGCCGGTGCGTATGTCGAAGGCGACAACGCGCTGGCAGCAGG
The window above is part of the Xanthomonas cassavae CFBP 4642 genome. Proteins encoded here:
- a CDS encoding ESPR-type extended signal peptide-containing protein, giving the protein MNRIYRKVWNKSLGVWTVASELASGDSPGAAAQASLIDRRQSLALAAAIALALGSAGFVTPLPASAQSVEVGRGAWAPAAKATAIGAGSHAGATGAVATGADSSASGVNSSAIGRQTNAIGENAVAIGYNSFVRQAGENGVALGANAGVTGANSVALGAGSRTHEDDVVSVGSGNGRGGPATRRITNVTAGVNATDAVNVAQLQDVADVAEDTATFFKATPGEDSVGAYVEGDSALAAGDAANAVGSATTALGTGANAVANNATAVGANALASGQNSAAFGHNAQANGPASVAVGGAAVNADGEPLITNGGVPVTTGATSAGVGGTAVGASANADGFAASSFGVGAYAAGAQSSAFGAVANAAGDYATAVGTQTSASGTSSTAVGGPVDLIPGLGFFVQTQASGDASTALGAGAIASGTYTTAVGTLSEASGSEATAVGYFAYAPGEGATAVGPESWASGELSTALGYYSTARGVNSVALGANSVATRADTVSVGAAGAERQITNVAAGTEGTDAVNLDQLTAVSDVASATARGFVATGDGSALAEGTDSVAAGSNASALSDYSTALGSSSLASDVNTTAVGSGAVANFNNATAVGFNSIASDRYATALGADSTASGFYGTAVGSTSVAEGDGATAIGFESIGNGLESTALGFASVAWGDTSTSVGAESTAYGDDSSALGFGASAGGTGAVSVGARSGAVGDGAIAVGSGSNASGDGSIAIGTDASVADAQSVALGNAASATADNSVALGANAVADRANTVSVGTVGGERQITNVAAGTEGTDAVNLDQLNAVAGAAETTARLYAGTGEGTALAQGEDATAAGSDATADGDYSSAFGASSQATAIGAVAIGSGASATAQYANAAGYNAAASGFGSVSNGAFSQASGDYAVAVGGESEAAGAQSTALGAAAGAYGDGALAVGALSEAQGSESTAMGYFASASGESATAVGAESVANGTSAAAFGFGAEAMSNYSTALGGYSTASGFNSTALGNFSTASGSNTVAVGSDATATGAYSIAAGQGSVASGYNSVSVGGALLGLLPTEASGDYSTAVGGAAWAPGLNSTALGNFAESTGESSVALGADSVADRDFAVSVGSAGNERQITNVAAGTQGTDAVNLDQLNAVAEAGAATSKYFQASGSDDSDAGAYVEGDNALAAGEGANATGTGTTALGAGAQAVADAATAVGLNALASGIGGAAVGRNAQALGENSSAFGSDAQASDVGATANGAGAQAVSTYTTAVGNEAVASDNQATAMGFRSTASDVGSAAFGGYSEATGRLSSALGYGAVASSDYSTAVGAAAQASGASAVAVGEFSEATGDESVAVGGSTFFGFIPARASGTGAAAFGAGAWATADYTTAIGWNSFADGLNASALGQSAAALADNTLAVGGGSRADAIGASVVGVDASATGINSTGVGRQVNVIGENATAVGYNSFVRQSAVNGVALGANAGATGANSVALGAGSRTYDADTVSIGSGNGRGGPATRRIVNVSDGQTASDAVNKGQLDALAADVQTTAGMVKTTGDGVASATGDRATAAGSGATASGARSVAIASGSSASATGASAMGVDSSASGVNSTAMGRQTNSIGENGVALGYNSFVRESGSNAVALGANAGASGADSVALGSGSRTYDANTVSVGSGNGRGGPATRRIVNVGAGAIADASTDAINGGQLYQSLSNAASFLGGGAAIGAQGVFVAPTYVIQGASYNNVGAALTALDTKVTALDARGGIAASGTAVRTVSPSSATVPAVAATVGSDAASNVSGATASVQGTPTTAAVGSITPAATSTAVGTAAVANHVTGTAIGGSAYAHGPNDTAIGSNARVNADGSTAVGANTQIAAVATNAVAMGEGAQVTAASGTAIGQGARATAQGAVALGQGSVADRANTVSVGSVGGERQVANVAAGTRATDAVNKGQLDNGVAAANSYTDSRYNAMADSFETYQGDIEDRLRRQNRRLDRQGAMSSAMLNMAASVGGIATQNRVGAGVGFQNGESALSVGYQRAISPRATLTVGGALSGDDSSIGVGAGFGW